The DNA window GCCGTGGTGCTGTCCCAGTCCCAGCAGCAAGGCAGCAGTCGTCGCTTCGGGTGTGGCGCCATGGCAGGAGGGCCTTCGAATGGCCTGTTTGGGGGAGCGGAGGGGGCGCTGGAGTTGAGTGGCGCTGGCCTTGGCAGCTGGGACGCGCCCGCGTGCTCGTCGTCGATGCTGCTGCGCGAGTTCCAGGAGCCGGCCGGTAAcatcccggccgccgccgtgccgccggtGGAGTCCGGGGTAAGCGTTGGTCAGGAGGAGGCCACGGCGGTGGCGCCCGTGGCGAGGAGGAAGCGACGAAGGATGAGGACGGTGAAGAAcaaggaggaggtggagagCCAGCGGATGACCCACATTGCCGTCGAGCGCAACCGGCGCAAGCAGATGAACGAGTACCTCGCCGTGCTCCGCTCCCTCATGCCGCCCGCCTACGCGCAACGGGTAAATCCACGGGTCCCTCGATCACACGCGCGTCCTCCTAGGAATCAATCGATCTGGCACGATGCCAACTCAGTGCGCGCGCGCGTCGCGTCGCCGTACGTGTGTGCAGGGCGACCAGGCGTCCATCGTCGGCGGCGCGATCAACTTCGTCaaggagctggagcagctgctCCAGTCCCTGGAGGCGCGGAGGCAGCGTTCCGCGCAGCGCCCTGGCACCGGCGTCGGCGGCGACGACGCGGCGCCGTTCGCGGGCTTCTTCACCTTCCCGCAGTACTCgatgcgcgccgccgcggcgccggagCACGCAACCGCCGACGCTACAACCCaccgcgacggcggcgcggaggccgAGGACGCGTCCGGGTCGAAGCCGTCGGCGGTGGCGGACGTGGAGGCGACCATGGTGGAGAGCCACGCCAACCTGCGGGTGCTGTcccggcggcggccgaggcagCTGCTGCGGCTGGTGGTGGGGCTGCAGGGCCACCGCCTCACCGTGCTCCACCTCAACATGAGCAGCGCCGGCCAGATGGTGCTCTACTCGTTCAGCCTCAAGGTAATCcaaccttcttcttcctcaatcTCCTCGTACGCTACCCTGCGGATACACACCGCTCTCACTCCAAGGTATACAGCACTCATACCTGGTTCGCAATACCACACTTGGAAGTCTGGGAGGCAAGTTGGCGCCTAGGTTTCCGTGCCTTTTTGGGTCTTGCCTTGTCTCCAGCTGCTACGAATTCTCGCGCCGGTCTGTTTACTTTAATCTTGTTGCAGATCAGGGGTTGTGGATCATCACATGATGTTCGTCTCGTGAGTGCAGGTAGAGGACGACTGCCAGCTTACCTCTGTGGATGAGATTGCAGCGGCAACTCATCAGATCGTCGAGATGATCCACCAAGAGCAGGGCTGCAGCTTAGAGCAGCATCAAGCATGAATCCAGGCACGCAACTTTTTTTTAGATCTTGTATTCTTGTAGCAACTGAAGTGATTCCCTTTGTGCAAACGAATAATGTACTTATCGGGTTAGCTAGTCTGTCAGTTAGTTGAATGCATATCTTTATCTTTGTTCATCAATAATGTCCGGCATGAAAGGTCTCTGAATTCCGAGAGCGCCAGAGAACGATTCCAAATCCACGGCGCGTGGTGGAGATGGCACATGACATTCCCTTGTGGGTGCTACCATGTTCAACACAGGATCTGACATAACCGACAGGTCCTGTTTCACGCCTCCTGGTGGGATTCTGTTCCCCTTGTGAAGCACCACCGCCCTGCCAAAAACACCAAAAGATTCCCAGCTCCTGTCATCCTGTGCGCATGGATCGTAGAATCAAAGAGTAGTGTAAATCACAAATAAATTCACAAAAATACGTACCTGTGTGCGCGCAGGAGCAGCTCTTTCAGATCCTTCACTAAGCTCAATGAGCATAGTTTTTTCTACTGTGTACCGCAAATCAGATCGTTTCTGCAAATAACGTACCGCTTTCATCGCAAGAACAGGTATGGAGTATGGTTTAGTGTATGGACATCAAGACTGAAAAAGGGAAACGAGAAAGGAAAATAAAGAGAGCAAATAACTTGTGTGCGTCCTCTCATTGACCCAAGAAAAGGTTCTAAAACAGGGAACACTTAACTGATCGACCTTTTACCATTTCTGTCTAAGCATGATTGATCAAACAGTGAAAGAACTGCACGAGCATTCCATCCCTGTGAGGCATGCATCTGATTGATTCGACTAACAGGACAAACTACATGTGCATCTTGCTCCCATGCAGCATGTCGCCTTTGCTCTTCAAATGTTCTGCTCGGAAGGAATGTAATCCGGTAAAACAAGGGAACCACCTGTGTAAAAATAAACAGCACAAGTTAGAGCGGAGTCCCATGCATGATGCATCAACCAATTAACCAAAAACCTTCAGCTGCCTAGTAAAGATAGATGTACTACTATATCTCGAATATCCAAGGTGAAATACATGTATGTTCAGGCATATGAGTATCATGAAAATGACAGATCGAGGTAGCACGAACAATAGGTGCATATATATACTGATAATATGCTTAGGTGCATAAATAGAAGAGTCGCATATTGTATATTGATTCTATAGAATGCAGCTACTCTATGCAGCATAtgacaaagaaaaaaaaaggtagAGCAGAATGGCTTGAAATCAGCGAAAATAGGTTGTACCA is part of the Panicum hallii strain FIL2 chromosome 2, PHallii_v3.1, whole genome shotgun sequence genome and encodes:
- the LOC112882815 gene encoding transcription factor bHLH94-like, translated to MALEAVVLSQSQQQGSSRRFGCGAMAGGPSNGLFGGAEGALELSGAGLGSWDAPACSSSMLLREFQEPAGNIPAAAVPPVESGVSVGQEEATAVAPVARRKRRRMRTVKNKEEVESQRMTHIAVERNRRKQMNEYLAVLRSLMPPAYAQRGDQASIVGGAINFVKELEQLLQSLEARRQRSAQRPGTGVGGDDAAPFAGFFTFPQYSMRAAAAPEHATADATTHRDGGAEAEDASGSKPSAVADVEATMVESHANLRVLSRRRPRQLLRLVVGLQGHRLTVLHLNMSSAGQMVLYSFSLKVEDDCQLTSVDEIAAATHQIVEMIHQEQGCSLEQHQA